In Pollutimonas sp. M17, a single genomic region encodes these proteins:
- a CDS encoding Bug family tripartite tricarboxylate transporter substrate binding protein, with translation MAAYPEKPISLIVPFPAGSGTDAVGRIFAEELSTLLGQPVIVENKPGANATIAANYVAKAKPDGYTLFVTTNTSHSAAPWLMKNVSYDPIKDFTPIARGGNLPFLLVTNPSRPYKTVQELMKYAKSNPDTVTYASGNSTGIVAGATFGVQAGLKLLHVPYKGTPQALTDLVGGQVDFMFTDFTSGMPFVKSGRLHAMAVSTAKRSELVPDLPSMEEAGMPDFDINSWNGYFGPAGMPPDVVKILNTAINKIVSTPATKARLAQLGFDAFSGTPEEFAAFVKDQYALWGKWIKAAGIAQQ, from the coding sequence ATGGCGGCCTACCCCGAAAAACCCATCAGCCTGATCGTGCCGTTCCCGGCCGGGTCGGGCACCGACGCCGTGGGGCGGATCTTCGCCGAGGAACTGAGCACACTGCTGGGCCAGCCCGTCATCGTCGAAAACAAGCCCGGGGCCAATGCCACCATCGCGGCCAACTATGTCGCCAAGGCCAAGCCGGACGGCTACACGCTTTTCGTCACCACCAACACGTCCCACTCGGCCGCTCCGTGGCTGATGAAAAACGTCAGCTACGATCCGATCAAGGACTTCACGCCCATCGCGCGCGGCGGCAACCTGCCCTTCCTGCTGGTCACCAATCCCAGCCGGCCCTATAAGACCGTGCAAGAGCTCATGAAATACGCCAAGAGCAATCCCGACACGGTCACCTATGCTTCCGGCAACAGCACCGGCATCGTCGCGGGCGCCACCTTCGGCGTACAGGCCGGCCTGAAACTGCTTCACGTGCCCTACAAAGGCACGCCGCAAGCCCTGACCGACCTGGTCGGCGGGCAGGTCGATTTCATGTTCACCGATTTCACGTCCGGCATGCCTTTCGTGAAGTCGGGCCGCCTGCACGCCATGGCCGTATCCACGGCCAAGCGCAGCGAACTGGTGCCCGACCTGCCGTCCATGGAAGAAGCCGGCATGCCCGACTTCGACATCAACTCCTGGAACGGCTATTTCGGACCCGCGGGCATGCCGCCCGACGTGGTCAAAATATTGAATACCGCCATCAACAAGATCGTCAGCACCCCTGCAACCAAGGCTCGTCTCGCACAATTGGGCTTCGATGCCTTCAGCGGCACGCCCGAGGAATTCGCCGCCTTCGTCAAAGACCAATACGCCCTTTGGGGAAAATGGATCAAGGCAGCGGGAATCGCCCAGCAATGA
- a CDS encoding cupin domain-containing protein yields the protein MQKPSWIISESDVAGYSPANHSGTVNRRLISRDTVGARHVEVLLGTIEKNQGALPHAHPGIEQICYLLSGSAVVEVEGERGEMQAGDCCYFPPDKRHVFTVTSDEPARLLVIYSPPYEEDPSRVIR from the coding sequence ATGCAAAAACCTTCTTGGATCATCAGTGAATCGGATGTCGCGGGCTATTCCCCAGCCAACCATAGCGGCACCGTCAACCGGCGGCTGATCAGCCGGGATACGGTGGGCGCCCGGCACGTGGAAGTGCTGCTCGGCACCATAGAAAAGAACCAGGGCGCCCTCCCCCATGCCCATCCGGGCATCGAACAGATCTGCTATCTGCTGTCGGGTTCGGCCGTCGTCGAGGTGGAGGGCGAACGCGGCGAAATGCAGGCCGGCGACTGCTGCTACTTCCCGCCCGACAAGCGGCATGTATTCACCGTCACCAGCGATGAGCCCGCCCGGCTGCTGGTCATCTATTCACCGCCTTACGAAGAAGACCCATCACGGGTCATACGCTGA